TCATAATTTCCTGCCATATCTCCTTCTATATCAACATCAACTTGCCCATTTGTTACAAGTTTTGGACCTGCGCCAACCATATTTGTCAAACCTTTTTCTTTACTACAATATTTTTCACCTTGATCTTTGTCGTGAACCTCATACCTAATATCAAAACCCATCCCAGAAAAAAGGTCTTCAGCACCATAGTAACCTGTACCAAGATACAAAAGATTACCACCATCAGGAATAGAGGTATCTTCTCCCGTATAACTACGATCTATTATGTCTGTGACTGTATCATCTTTTATTTGAAGCTTGAGGCCCGGCCTTTCTATAATATTTCTCGTAAAATGGTGAGTATATAAAACTAAAGTAGATTCTTGTTTGGTAGGGTGATTCACTAACACTCTTCTCTCTCTGTCATCTTCTAGCTCTATATATGGAGTAACATCAGCCCTGGTAATAACAGGTTCTAAATTATCAACAAAACCTGCTGTAGCACCCTCGCCTGTTGTAAATATAGCTTCACCATCAATCATTAGATTGCCATAAGGAAACCTTTCATCATCCTTTTCGGTATAAGCATCAAAATATGTACCATTAATTGCCGCTACACTATTATCCTTTGTCTCTGCAAGAGAAGATAGGTCATCTGCCCTTCCAATAGTATCTCCTGCTAAAGAAGTCTCAAAATTATAACTCCCATCAAGTGGAACCTTCAAGTAATTAACGGTAAAATCTTCTCCTTCTATATTTATGACTTCTTCACCGTTAACTTCTAACAAAGAATCTGACTCAGAAGCCAAAGTTAAAGAACTATAGCAATAAAAACTAAAAAAAATAATTAATAAACTTATAATAATAGTTCTTGTAAGTCCAATTCTAATAAATCCATATGTTGTTTTTGCCAATAGAAACTGTACCCCCTTTGGCGTATTCGCACCTAAAACACCATATCAAATAACATACCCCTCTGCATCATGGATGTAGGATAAGCACTTCTTCCCATCCTATCATACATCCTTAGATCAAAAGCATCATCAAAAAACTCATGGAATTCTTTTTCCCTAGGCTCATACATGAACCTTAAAGGACTCATGTCAAGAGTCCTATCAGTCAAGTCTGCTGCCCGATCCGCAATTCTTCCTTCATCACCCAATATAACCTCTACAAATTCCACTCTATCATCTATATTTTGCTGCAAGACTTCCCTGTCAACTCTTATCCTTTCATTCTCTTCATCAACATCTATACCAATATCTTTTAGAGCATCTTCATCCTCTTTTGCTATATTGAATAAGCTCTCCTGTAATCTATCTAAATCACCATTTGTCTCCTGTCTTTTAACAAAAGTAATTAAATCATCATAAGCATCTA
The Natranaerofaba carboxydovora genome window above contains:
- a CDS encoding stalk domain-containing protein, with amino-acid sequence MAKTTYGFIRIGLTRTIIISLLIIFFSFYCYSSLTLASESDSLLEVNGEEVINIEGEDFTVNYLKVPLDGSYNFETSLAGDTIGRADDLSSLAETKDNSVAAINGTYFDAYTEKDDERFPYGNLMIDGEAIFTTGEGATAGFVDNLEPVITRADVTPYIELEDDRERRVLVNHPTKQESTLVLYTHHFTRNIIERPGLKLQIKDDTVTDIIDRSYTGEDTSIPDGGNLLYLGTGYYGAEDLFSGMGFDIRYEVHDKDQGEKYCSKEKGLTNMVGAGPKLVTNGQVDVDIEGDMAGNYDTHTERSSRSFIGYDQDKTHIIMGTVNLATQYESAEIANKLGLHEAMSLDGGASSGLYHDGDYLTSPGRKISNALVVTKSPSSENSNDESEMDGVDTGEAIEDEASEDFDADVAESANVISMIIGEKELTLKKDDVEETKDLDVSPVIKEGRTLVPLRGFFEAIDAEVDYLEETREIVIDDSNTLIKMTLDDNIALVDDVEIKMDTSPDVIEGRAMLPLRFVSEKLGYSVEWIEENNEIVIQGY